From one Lycium ferocissimum isolate CSIRO_LF1 chromosome 5, AGI_CSIRO_Lferr_CH_V1, whole genome shotgun sequence genomic stretch:
- the LOC132056640 gene encoding xyloglucan galactosyltransferase XLT2: MLPNSHNPPSKPKTPDFSNRKNSFNSLQPLFSFHNPRTWLILTILLFQILLLLNIRSHLFSTYITSHNTTITTRTEVDKVTTNLCPLGKVYVYDLPQLFNDELIQNCNELNPWISPCEALSNDGFGKEADKLSNVIPTSLVNSWYWTDQFALELIYHNRILNYKCRTMEPESATAFYIPFYAGLAVGKYLFKNNSSAKERDQHCKLLLNWVQNQTYWKRTNGWDHFISMGRISWDFRRSKDQDWGSSCIYMHGMRNITRLLIEKNPWDYFDIGVPYPTGFHPSTVNDITQWQNFVRNRERKTLFCFVGATRGYFKNDFRGLLLNHCYSESDTCRVLDCAGSKCSNGTSEIMETFLDSDFCLQPRGDSFTRRSIFDCMVAGSIPVFFWKRTAYYQYEWFLPGEPESYSIFIDRYEVKNGSSIKAVLESFSKEKVKSMRAKVIANIPNIVYAKPNEGIHGIKDAFDIAVEGVLRRIKKQQRGYKW; encoded by the coding sequence ATGCTTCCTAATTCCCATAACCCTCCTTCTAAACCCAAAACCCCTGATTTTTCAAATCGAAAAAACTCATTTAACTCTCTTCAACCTTTGTTTTCCTTTCATAATCCTCGTACATGGCTTATTCTCACCATCCTCCTCTTTCAAATCCTTCTCCTCCTCAATATCCGGTCCCACCTCTTCTCCACCTACATCACATCCCATAATACCACTATTACAACCAGAACCGAAGTTGATAAAGTTACTACTAACTTATGTCCTTTAGGTAAAGTCTATGTCTATGACCTTCCCCAGTTATTCAACGATGAGCTAATACAAAATTGCAATGAATTAAACCCCTGGATTTCTCCATGCGAAGCACTGTCAAACGACGGATTTGGCAAGGAAGCTGACAAACTTTCGAATGTTATTCCGACAAGCCTCGTAAACTCGTGGTATTGGACGGACCAATTTGCATTGGAGCTAATTTACCATAACCGAATCTTGAATTACAAATGCAGGACTATGGAGCCGGAATCTGCTACGGCTTTCTACATTCCGTTTTACGCTGGTCTCGCAGTGGGAAAGTATTTATTTAAGAATAATTCAAGTGCAAAAGAGCGTGATCAACATTGCAAGTTGTTGCTGAACTGGGTACAAAATCAAACCTATTGGAAACGAACCAACGGTTGGGATCATTTTATCTCAATGGGTCGTATTTCATGGGATTTCAGGCGATCTAAAGATCAAGATTGGGGTTCAAGTTGTATATACATGCATGGTATGCGTAATATCACACGTCTTCTTATTGAGAAAAACCCTTGGGACTATTTCGACATTGGTGTACCTTATCCCACTGGATTCCACCCTAGTACTGTTAATGACATCACCCAATGGCAGAACTTTGTACGTAACCGTGAAAGAAAGACTCTTTTTTGCTTTGTCGGAGCGACACGTGGGTATTTTAAGAATGATTTCCGGGGTTTATTACTGAATCATTGTTACAGTGAGTCAGACACGTGTCGAGTTTTGGACTGTGCTGGTTCGAAATGCTCTAATGGCACTTCAGAAATTATGGAAACGTTTCTTGATTCGGATTTTTGTTTACAGCCTAGGGGTGATAGTTTTACTAGAAGGTCTATTTTTGATTGCATGGTAGCCGGTTCGATTCCGGTTTTTTTCTGGAAGAGAACGGCTTATTATCAATATGAGTGGTTTTTGCCAGGTGAACCGGAGAGTTACTCGATTTTTATAGACCGGTATGAAGTGAAAAATGGGTCGTCGATTAAAGCGGTTCTTGAAAGTTTCAGTAAAGAAAAGGTGAAGTCGATGAGAGCGAAAGTAATAGCGAATATACCAAATATTGTGTATGCTAAACCTAATGAGGGGATACATGGCATTAAAGATGCATTTGATATTGCTGTTGAGGGTGTGTTGAGGAGGATTAAGAAGCAGCAAAGAGGGTATAAATGGTAA